The following proteins are co-located in the Deinococcus metallilatus genome:
- a CDS encoding phosphoadenylyl-sulfate reductase: MTALEDRSQASRLTQPGLPTFTPDTDPLDVIRCALAAHPDLLMPSAFNLNGVVLLDLAARAGYRGEVVFVDTGFHFPETLATRDCLAARYPEMTFVTLNAGAHPEDGQTPPDLYASDPDACCAVRKVAPLQAYLREKAPSALLNARSRDQATTRADIPFVEAGGARVKINPLAHWTRERLEAYAREHDLPVNPLYWDGFLSIGCWTCTRAVRPGEDARAGRWAGKGKTECGLWAGGNAL, encoded by the coding sequence ATGACGGCGCTGGAAGACCGCTCACAGGCCAGCCGCCTGACACAACCCGGCCTGCCCACCTTCACGCCCGACACTGACCCGCTCGACGTGATCCGCTGCGCGCTCGCCGCGCACCCCGACCTGTTGATGCCGAGTGCGTTCAATCTGAACGGCGTGGTGCTGCTCGATCTCGCGGCGCGGGCAGGCTACCGGGGCGAGGTGGTGTTCGTGGACACCGGCTTCCACTTTCCCGAGACGCTCGCCACCCGGGACTGCCTCGCGGCACGTTACCCTGAGATGACCTTCGTGACGCTCAACGCGGGGGCGCACCCCGAAGACGGGCAGACGCCGCCCGACCTGTACGCCAGCGATCCCGACGCCTGCTGCGCGGTTCGCAAGGTGGCGCCCCTCCAGGCCTACCTGCGCGAAAAGGCCCCCTCCGCCCTGCTGAACGCCCGCAGCCGCGACCAGGCCACCACCCGCGCCGACATTCCCTTTGTGGAGGCTGGCGGCGCCCGCGTCAAGATCAATCCCCTGGCCCACTGGACCCGTGAGCGGCTGGAAGCCTACGCCCGCGAACACGACCTGCCCGTCAACCCGCTGTACTGGGACGGCTTCCTGAGCATCGGCTGCTGGACCTGCACCCGCGCCGTCCGCCCCGGTGAGGACGCCCGCGCGGGCCGCTGGGCCGGGAAGGGCAAGACGGAATGCGGGCTGTGGGCGGGGGGGAATGCCCTGTAG
- a CDS encoding nitrite/sulfite reductase, whose protein sequence is MSDIEALKKEIPPFQIFDLIPQYAAQGFINPEHTDLLKWAGIYPQRPQEDGYLMMRVKVPTAEFNSDTLRVVASISEDYGRGFLDVTDRQAFQFHWLTIDKVPEIFRRLEPVGLLHTKGACGDTVRAVIASPLAGLDAREVIDVRPIAAAMEGTLSGNPDFQDLPRKFKISLTGTPELEGIHLVNDIGFLAHRVGDEVGFDVWVGGGLGAVAHLAKRLGVFVRPEEVVEVGRAIAAAYRDHGYRVSRKKSRLKFLIKDIGPERFREIVETEYLGRPLRDGPPAPVARFGGNDVLGVNPQKDGLNYVVVATTVGRIDPYKARRLAALADRYGQGVLRTTAFQNMMIPHVKSEDVAALTAELEAIDLAPKTTLRGTTIACTGTQFCRLALTETKARTANLVEHIEAKFADLDVPFTINLTGCSNACTRYQVADLGFMGSLRGGEEEVYQVHLAGSIGEAQRTGDKLKGFVPAVRLNEYVEAVLGDFRSGKLPGESFVEYADRVGHERFTPDTVLKPEREVVPA, encoded by the coding sequence ATGAGCGACATCGAAGCCCTGAAAAAAGAGATTCCGCCGTTCCAGATTTTCGACCTGATCCCGCAGTACGCGGCGCAGGGATTCATCAACCCCGAACACACCGACCTGCTGAAGTGGGCGGGCATCTATCCCCAGCGCCCGCAGGAAGACGGCTACCTGATGATGCGCGTGAAGGTGCCCACCGCCGAGTTCAACTCGGACACGCTGCGCGTGGTGGCGAGCATCTCGGAAGACTACGGGCGCGGCTTTCTGGACGTGACGGACCGCCAGGCCTTCCAGTTCCACTGGCTGACCATCGACAAGGTGCCGGAAATCTTCAGGCGCCTGGAACCCGTCGGCCTGCTGCACACCAAGGGCGCCTGCGGTGACACCGTGCGCGCCGTGATCGCCTCGCCGCTGGCCGGACTGGACGCCCGCGAGGTGATCGACGTGCGCCCCATCGCTGCCGCGATGGAAGGGACGCTGAGCGGCAACCCCGACTTTCAGGACCTGCCGCGCAAGTTCAAGATCAGCCTGACCGGAACGCCCGAACTGGAAGGCATCCACCTCGTCAACGACATCGGCTTCCTGGCGCACCGGGTGGGCGACGAGGTCGGCTTCGACGTGTGGGTGGGCGGCGGCCTGGGGGCGGTGGCGCACCTCGCCAAACGGCTGGGCGTGTTCGTCCGCCCGGAGGAAGTGGTGGAGGTGGGCCGCGCCATCGCCGCCGCCTACCGCGACCACGGCTACCGCGTGAGCCGCAAGAAGAGCCGCCTGAAGTTCCTGATCAAGGACATCGGCCCGGAGAGGTTCCGCGAGATCGTGGAAACCGAGTACCTGGGCCGCCCGCTGCGCGACGGTCCCCCCGCCCCGGTGGCCCGCTTCGGCGGCAACGACGTGCTGGGCGTGAACCCGCAGAAGGACGGTCTGAACTACGTGGTCGTGGCGACGACGGTAGGCCGTATCGACCCCTACAAGGCGCGCAGGCTGGCCGCCCTGGCCGACCGCTACGGCCAGGGCGTGCTGCGCACCACCGCCTTCCAGAACATGATGATCCCGCACGTGAAGTCCGAAGACGTGGCCGCGCTGACAGCGGAGCTGGAAGCCATCGACCTCGCCCCGAAGACCACGCTGCGCGGCACCACCATCGCCTGCACCGGCACCCAGTTCTGCCGCCTGGCCCTGACCGAGACGAAGGCGCGCACCGCCAACCTCGTCGAGCATATCGAGGCGAAGTTCGCTGACCTGGACGTGCCCTTCACCATCAACCTGACCGGCTGCTCGAACGCCTGCACGCGCTACCAGGTGGCCGACCTGGGCTTCATGGGCAGTCTGCGCGGCGGTGAGGAGGAGGTCTATCAGGTCCACCTCGCCGGGAGCATCGGGGAAGCCCAGCGGACGGGCGACAAGCTGAAGGGCTTCGTGCCCGCCGTGCGCCTGAACGAGTACGTGGAGGCGGTCCTGGGCGACTTCCGCAGCGGCAAGCTGCCCGGCGAGAGCTTCGTGGAGTACGCCGACCGGGTGGGCCACGAGCGGTTCACGCCCGACACCGTCCTGAAGCCGGAACGGGAGGTCGTGCCCGCATGA
- a CDS encoding Rrf2 family transcriptional regulator, producing the protein MRLSATDVYAFQALGFLGTQELTRWVSSEEISEATGVHRPYLVRILAALTAKGIVKSKKGIGGGYALSRKPRLISLCEVVRAIDGPVAPLSCISLNWHEPCVEEDRCHARATVYTRMRDAMLGVLQEFSVEDLVIDARQGVSYGHCLGHLLKPNA; encoded by the coding sequence ATGCGGCTCTCGGCCACCGATGTCTATGCCTTCCAGGCGCTGGGCTTCCTGGGCACGCAGGAGCTGACGCGCTGGGTGTCCAGCGAGGAGATCAGCGAGGCGACCGGCGTCCACCGCCCCTACCTGGTGCGGATTCTGGCCGCCTTGACCGCCAAGGGCATCGTCAAGAGCAAAAAGGGCATCGGCGGCGGATACGCCCTCAGCCGCAAGCCCCGGCTGATCTCGCTGTGCGAGGTGGTGCGCGCCATCGATGGCCCCGTCGCGCCCCTCTCCTGCATCAGCCTCAACTGGCATGAGCCGTGTGTCGAGGAGGACCGCTGCCACGCCCGCGCCACGGTCTACACCCGGATGCGCGACGCGATGCTGGGCGTGTTGCAGGAATTCAGCGTCGAAGACCTGGTGATCGACGCGCGCCAGGGTGTGAGCTACGGGCATTGCCTGGGGCATCTGCTGAAGCCGAATGCGTGA
- the cysC gene encoding adenylyl-sulfate kinase translates to MTATLNRPEVGTGRVVWFTGLSGAGKSTLASVLYDELTARGVAVELLDGDAVRENLSKGLGFSKQDRDTNVRRIAFVAGLLARHGVTVLVSAISPYAETRREVLSTLPNPTEVFVDAPLEVVTERDVKGLYLKALAGEIPHFTGVSDPYEAPENPDLHLRTDRISVEEGLRQLLTHLGYGA, encoded by the coding sequence ATGACCGCGACCCTGAACCGTCCTGAAGTCGGGACTGGCCGCGTGGTGTGGTTCACCGGGCTGTCGGGCGCGGGCAAAAGTACGCTGGCGAGCGTCCTGTATGACGAATTGACGGCGCGTGGCGTCGCGGTGGAGTTGCTCGACGGAGACGCGGTGCGCGAGAACCTCAGCAAGGGGCTGGGGTTTTCCAAGCAGGACCGCGACACCAACGTCCGGCGCATTGCCTTCGTGGCGGGCCTGCTCGCCAGACACGGCGTGACCGTCCTCGTGAGCGCGATCAGCCCCTACGCTGAGACGCGCCGCGAGGTGCTGTCCACCCTGCCCAATCCAACCGAAGTTTTTGTAGACGCCCCGCTGGAAGTCGTCACCGAGCGCGACGTAAAGGGCCTGTACCTGAAGGCGCTGGCGGGCGAGATTCCGCACTTCACGGGCGTCTCCGACCCCTACGAGGCCCCCGAGAACCCGGACCTGCACCTGCGCACCGACCGGATCAGCGTGGAGGAGGGCTTGCGGCAATTGCTCACCCATCTGGGGTACGGCGCATGA
- a CDS encoding DUF1028 domain-containing protein: MTFSIVGRDPLTGDLGVAVASKFLAVGALVPFAWAGVGAVATQSYVNPNYGPDGLGLLASGLGPEEVAGQFQAEDPAIRQRQFGIVGADGRSVTFTGEGCHAWAGGEARENMAVQGNILTGPEVVSAMLAAWEAGAGQPLPHRLLTALQAGDAAGGDKRGRQSAALLCVGPGRGYGGLTDDWVNLRADDHPDPCAELERLLGLHDLLFGRPTTTRELTGEELEWLRALLIYEDYATSLPAGPWDAETEAAAWALYGTENLEERWVPGGRFDPVALDYLRERFGESLQDGAADR, translated from the coding sequence ATGACCTTTTCCATCGTGGGCCGCGATCCTCTCACCGGTGACCTGGGTGTGGCGGTGGCGAGCAAGTTTCTGGCGGTGGGCGCGCTGGTCCCGTTCGCGTGGGCGGGCGTGGGCGCCGTCGCCACCCAGAGCTACGTGAATCCCAACTACGGGCCGGACGGGTTGGGCCTGCTCGCCTCGGGCCTGGGGCCGGAGGAAGTGGCCGGGCAGTTTCAGGCCGAGGACCCCGCTATCCGGCAGCGGCAGTTCGGGATCGTGGGCGCGGACGGGCGCAGCGTCACCTTCACGGGAGAGGGCTGTCATGCCTGGGCGGGCGGCGAGGCGCGGGAGAACATGGCCGTACAGGGCAACATCCTGACGGGGCCGGAGGTGGTGTCAGCGATGCTCGCGGCGTGGGAGGCGGGTGCGGGGCAGCCTCTCCCCCATCGGCTGCTGACCGCGCTGCAAGCCGGGGACGCGGCGGGCGGCGACAAACGCGGACGACAGTCGGCGGCCCTGCTGTGCGTGGGGCCGGGACGCGGGTACGGCGGGCTGACCGACGACTGGGTGAACTTGCGCGCCGACGACCACCCTGACCCCTGCGCGGAACTGGAGCGGCTGCTGGGCCTCCACGACCTGCTGTTCGGGCGGCCCACAACCACCCGTGAACTGACGGGAGAAGAACTGGAATGGCTGCGCGCCCTGCTGATCTATGAGGACTACGCCACTTCCCTCCCCGCTGGTCCCTGGGACGCCGAAACGGAGGCGGCAGCCTGGGCCCTGTACGGCACCGAGAATCTGGAGGAACGCTGGGTACCGGGCGGGCGCTTCGACCCGGTGGCGCTGGACTATCTGCGGGAAAGGTTCGGGGAAAGCCTTCAAGACGGCGCGGCTGACCGCTGA